The sequence CACTCTCCAACGAGCCCTCTCTAAGAAGTATCCCCTCTGAACGGCATCTCTGAACAACCAGTCAAAGATGGCGGCCCGGGTAAGATAGATATTTTGATATACGTGGTAAAAATGTGAATCAATAATGTTTGGTCGTAATGGTGAGAGAATAACGATGGCGTTTGGTCCTGCGTAGCTGCCGCCCGTGCGGCGCCGCGGCGGCACAACGTCACCGCGGCAGCAGTCCCTTTTACCAGGAAGGTTTCTGTCTCCTCGGTTCACTGGCCTTGGTCCTGATCGTTTTAATACCACATataccctccaccacccccgcgACATTGTGTAAAATGTGCTCCAATGCGTGCAATGGAACAGGCTAACCAGTGTATTAGCCGAGTGGTTTAGTGGGTAATCCGTTGTTGTGCGTGCCCTTGAGAAGGGTCGAGTACCGGGCTCGTGGACACCCTCGGTCTGTCCGTGGCGTGGAGACAGGCTGTTCCAGAGACATAATGCAGACTTACCGCATTACAGCAGCACGACGTACCTCGTCAAATGCTAGGCTGCCCTATAGGCACATAAACACCacgagcaccaccaccacctccaccaccaccaccaccaccaccaccaccacatgttAGTGCATTATTCAATGTAGGTATGTAAACCACCAACCATTATTGTAGGAGCCTATGTACTCGAGTCCAGTGCATGGTAACGACCGTATTGTTCATTGATGAATTGCACGATAATACCTGGTCAACGAACCACAACGGTGGCTTCAGGTGAGCGGAGAAAAATGTAGCCTGGTCAACGGAAAAACAGGAAATATAAGCTGTTATTATAAATAGCACCCATGATTTGTATAGGTTGATAAGGAGTGTAGTCATAAGGAGTAATTAGGGTAATCTCTGACGTCATAAAACCAAGGAGCTAGGTGGGTTCCCCACAGGGTAAGTGTTTATTCACCCCAACAAATGTAAAATTGCATTAGTGAATGAAAAAACATTAGCAACGACAGATTTATAAAATAACGTGTAAGCGGTGCATTTAAATCCAAGGCATTTTCACCATGAGCACTATGAATGAGGATGAATAGGCACTGGTATATATTTGAAACATGAgtgaattcaattcaatttattGCTATGGAAGTCGATTATACAAGGCAACAACCCTTAATGCCACCCTGATTTCAAATTGGAGGATCATTGAATATCATCAGCAAACCATTCGAtcgataataaaaaaaaaatagacatgGAATTCGAGATGTATACATACTCCTCTTCTAAAACAAGTAGAACCTCGCTTAACAATTAACTGCCAGACCGCCAAGCTAAATCTCTGTTAAAGATGGACCACTGGCTACAAAATCCATAATCAATGCCCCTTTTTTTTGGACAATATTACTGATCTTGCCCCAAAAACTAAATTCAAATCTAAATGGTGTCAGCTGTTTGGTATACATTGCACTTACATAGAATCTCACCTACGCACGCTGACCCAACAGCAGGTGACTGTTTTGGTCTGCAAGAGCTGAGAACAGCGTTTAGAAGACAGAGCTAGTCTCAGGAGATCACTTCCCCTCCACCCCTGAATAAGAATAGAATCTGCAGATGTAGTATTAGTAGCACCCGGGTAGGTCCCTGACANNNNNNNNNNNNNNNNNNNNNNNNNNNNNNNNNNNNNNNNNNNNNNNNNNNNNNNNNNNNNNNNNNNNNNNNNNNNNNNNNNNNNNNNNNNNNNNNNNNNcccctccctctccccaggcGTTCGGCACCAACCAGGAGGACTACGCCAGCTACATCATGAACGGCATCATCAAGTGGGGCGACCCCGTCACCTCGGTGCTGGACGACGGCGAGCTGCTGGTGCAGCAGACCAAGAACAGCGACCGCACGCCACTTGTGTCCGTGCTGCTGGAGGGTGAGGCGgcgggcacgcacgcacacacacacacacacacacacacacacacacacgtgcactcacacatgcatgcacgtacacacatgcacgtgcacacgcacacacgcatgcacgtacacacatgcacgtgcacacgcacacacgcacacattatatgcacatgcacgtgcaaaatacacaaacacacgcacatgcacattcacGTGCAAATACACGTGCATGTCTTGCTCCTGCATACGCGTATACATACTGCTCACGCACATGCGGCATTCGCATGCTCATAGATGCAACGTTACCACTATAATTGAAGCTATTCTTAAAAGCGTGGAAGAAACATAACATGTCACAGAGGGAGGTGTCCACGACACACCTTATGAATATGTTGTCTTAAAGTCAGTGGATAAACTCATTCGTCGACTAAGGATTGTAGGGGTGTGACCTGAATATGGATTTCCATTGGAGCGACTGGGCTCTTTGATCTCAGAAGGTCAAAGCGTGTGTCTCCGTGTCCCTCCAGGCCCCCCCCACAGCGGTAAGACCGCCCTGGCAGCTCAGATCGCCGAGGACTCAGAGTTCCCCTTCATCAAGATCTGCTCCCCGGACAAGATGATCGGCCACTCTGAGATCTCCAAGTGCCAGGCCATCAAGAAGGTACGCAGAGCTCTGGTCCACAGGGGACTTTCAAAGCAAACAAGCACGGTGGGACTGTCTGCAACAAAAGGTTATAGTGCTGCACAACCTgggaatagaaaacaacagGACATATCACATATCAAAGAGGGTTTGAAATCCACAGGATTCTCTAAATGTCTACTATTTCAAAGCGATAGTACAGCTGAACAAAGAGTGTTCTTGATAACAACAAGCTGCTCATAATATGTTCCCTTCACATGAGATGCCTTCAGATGTTTGTCAAAGGTCACACAGAAATTAAATCAGGTCCAAATTGGATATAGTTGATCAAATACCCCGATATAGACCATTATTCCATGTAGGTTGGTTTAATACATTTCCTCCCAGAGATGCATTTGCACTTTGGTATACGGGCGTATTATGTGGTTATAACAAACACCTGCACTGGCGGTAAACTGAAAAGTCATTCATCAAACTCCTTGCTCTATTGGCAGCCCACAGCCCGGTGATTGACAGCTTGCTTTTTACTTGTTAACAAACCAAGGTAGATTTCCCGCCCTCTGGTTCCTACCTCCCGCCCCTTCTTCATGAGACTTCCTCACctgctgtccgtctctctctctctctgcccgtccgtccgtccctccctgTCCCCGCCCCCCAGGTGTTTGACGACGCCTACAAGTCCCAGCTGAGCTGCGTGGTGGTGGACGACATCGAGCGCCTGCTGGACTACGTGCCGATCGGCCCGCGCTTCTCCAACCTGGTGCTGCAGgccctgctggtgctgctgaagAAGCCCCCCCCAAAGGTCAGAGTTCGGCGCCCCCACATCAAACCCAACCgcaaccccaacacacacagtactGTCGTTTCAGTCATAGTTTCATCGACCTATGAAATGgtatttacattgagggcgttAAGTACTACTATAGTATTGCATTTATATCAGGAATGGAGTACCAGGAAACACTGAGTCTAGTTTTTATTTCATCCCTACTGACCTACTGCTTAAAGAACTGGATGTCTCcacctcgcgcatgcgcatttcgagtacctaataccaacatagtcacctgtgacccccacgGGACACCGGGAAGGCTACATCTTCCGGGGTCGTCAGAGGATCTGTCCCTTTACATCTTCTCGCTGCGCAGGCACCGTATTGAACCGTTGTTTAGAGCAAGGAAGGGAATTCGCTGACAGCTGGCTGCGTGCAGCCTCGTGACCCAGGTCGGAGCCGCCGGTAACCCGTCCTCCAGAGGCTGTGGCTAGCTCATCGTTTGCCTCATCGCTCTGTTATTGTTTGGTGCGTTAGCCGTTAGCTTTGCTCTGTTCTAACCATCAATTTATTTTCCTTATAACTTAATGGTGAAGGCGgtgctctcgctcccgctcccagtaACGTTTTAGTTTGGCTTCCCTTTTTTAGCAGCAGCGATTACACTCAAGCTAATTAATATCGGTTGATTTAATtttctggtgaaggcagtgttctCGCTCCCGGTAACGCCGCATTTGGCCCTTTTTTGATCGACAATTAGTAGCAGCGATCTCGCACAGGCTAATTAAttagtttattttttcaatttacTGGCGAGGGAAGTCCTCTCGCTCCCAGTACGCTGCCGGTGGCTGCCTCCGTAATGGCCCACCTATGTGTCGCCTGTGCGGCTCCTCTCGAGCCCGGGGATGGCCACGACAGTTGCCCTCCTTTCCTCGGCCTCGAGCATTTGAGGGAGGGCCTCACTGACAGCGCCTGTATGACCTGCAGCCTCCTGCCTTGGGCGCTCAGAGTGGCTAGGCTGGCAGAGAGGGAGAATCGGGAAACAGCCAACGACCCCTCTGCCTTAATGGGCCTCCCTCCCAATCAGCCCGGTCGTTCTGGGCGGCATCGGCATGATGGGGCTGCGGCTatgggtgcccccccccccaaaaagaagGCAAGGGTCGGGCTGGCTTCCAAGGTGGACGTATTGGCGGCCGACATGGAGCAAATGCGGTCCCTCGTCCTGGCCTTTCAGCCTGGGACTGGTCAAGTGCTGGCGGGGCTATAGCCTGGCCCTCCCTCGCCTCAATTTgacgatgccctctctctggcGGCTTCTTTGATGAGGTTATGACAGAGGGCGATGCATCCCACATATTGGAcgaggcctcctgctcctctgcacAAAGCTCTCTGCAGGGAGCAGCAGACACCTCCATGGCGGCCGTCCTGCGGTTCGCTCTGGCTCGCCTACAGCTCGATGCTGCGCAGACGGAGTCAGTCCAGGCCAGCGCCTTCTTCAGGCGCAGCCCTGCCCCACCCACATTCtccgtccctccttcagaggagTACTTGAAGCAGCTCCATGCTTGCTGGAGGGACACCAGGGCCTTTTCCCACTCAACGTCGGATGCCCGGACCTTGGCTGCCATGCAGAATGCGGCACAGGTTGGGCTGGGCCGCATGCCAGCAGTCGAGCCTGCCATCGCCTCCCTGATTCTGGCTCCTGATGAGGCTCTGAGGCCAAATGCCAGGTGTCCTCGGCCACAGTGCAGGGTCAAAGACGACCTCCTGTCAAAGGCCTACGACGCTGCGGCACGCATGGGTCGTATTGGGAACTGCCTTTCCCACCTGTTGCTGGGTCTTTCGACCTctctgcagcaggcccaggtcgAGCCGTCGCTGCAGAGTCTGAGTGACGCCTCATTGCAGGCTTTTGCCCTAATGTCGGGAGTTAGTGCGCCCTACGTCCACCCTCGTACAGACTCGCCGCCAGGTGTGGCTTGCGCAGTCTCCACTGACAGAGACGCGTAGGAGGATCCTCCGTGCGGTGCCGGTGGAACCAGGGGAGCTTtttgggtcagctgccctggaAGCACTGGAGGGGGCTGCCTGAGCTAGGCAGACCAGGCAGCAGCTGTCCGGTCTAAACAGGAGTGTGTCCCCTCCTAGTAGGCCTGGGGGCCCCTCGGCTGTCCCCCAGCGGCGCTCTCAGCCACCTGATTACTCTGGTGGCCTACGGAGGTCTCAGCGGCCTGCTCAACAGCCTCCGGGTGGCTTTTGGGCCCCCCAACGCCTACCTTCCTGGCAGCCTTGTGCCCCACAACCCAACCGGCGCCCCCCCAAGAGCCTCAGGAGGCCGGTGGGGCAGGCGCTAGGCCCATTGGGCCGGTCGTCGGTTGTTTTTCCCATCAGCAGCTCAgttactgggctgcctgtacttCAGACCCTTGGGGGGTTTCCACCTTAACCCAAGGGTACGAATTGcagttccgacgccggcccctaGCCTTCAGCCAGGTCAAAATGACTGTCGTCAACGACCCGGCAAAGGCCTTAGCTCTGGACCAGGAGTTGTCCACCCTCCTGGCCAAGGGGGCAATCGAGCCAGTGGATCCTCTGCTGCACCTCAGAGGGTTCTACTCAAGGTACTTTCtcataaaaaagaaagatggcAGATTCCGCCCCATTCTCGACCTGAGGGGAATCAGGTTGAACAGGTTCCTGAAGGTCCTACCATTCCACATGCTCCCCGCATCAGACACGCTGCGGGTGGTCACAAGGGGAGAGTGGTTCACCATTGTGGACCTGAAGGACACATTCTTCCACGTCCCAATTGCACCGCACCATCAGCACTTCCTTCGGTTCGCCTTTCGCCGCCATCATTTTAAATTCAGGGAACTTCCctttggtctctccctctctccgaggGTATTCACCAGGATGGTGGCGGCAGCTCTCGCACCCCTGCAGAAGCAGGGCACGAAGGTCCTGCCGTATTTGGACGACTGGCGGATCTGTGCAACGTCCCAGTCTCAGGCGGCCCGGGACACAGCTCGGCTACTCTTGCACGTGGCCTGGCTTGGCCTGACGGTAAACTTTGTGAAGAGTCGCCTGGACCCATCCCAACAGGTCACATACCTGGGGATGGTCCTGGACCAGCGTGGACCAGAGTGCGGGCGGTCTTCATACCGGGGGAACGGAATCAGTGTGTGGGGGCTTCATCCGGGGGTGGTGGAGACGATATGGGGTCTCTTTGGCAGGGCGgaggtggacctctttgcttcAGAGGAATCCACacattgccccctctggttctcctggacgGAGGTGACCGCCCCCCTCTTGGACAGGATGCCTTAGCTCACGACTGGACACAGAGTCCTCTGTATGCCTTCCCACCACTGCCCCTGATTCTTCCCACACTCCAGAGAGTGTTTCTGCGGGGCCACAGGCTTCTTCTGGTGGCCAGGGAGACTCTGGTTTCCACTGCTGcgcaggctctgctgcagctccaTGGCGCCTCCCCTGCAGGAAGGACCTCCTGGGGCTGGGGTGTCCGATTTGGCACCCAGATCCCCGTCGCCTCCAGCTTTGGGCTTGGCCGCTGCAGGGCCCGACCCACCGCTGAATGTTTGCACTGCGACCGTCAGGAATACCATTCTGAGTGCCACCATTGATGGTGCCACCAGTGGCACCATCTACCAGAGCACAGTATGCCAACAGATGGAAGTTGTTCTCTGACTGGTGTAGGGGTAAGGCAGTAGACCCAGCACGTTGCTCCGTGGCCACCGTTCTGGAGTTTCTGCAGTCCCTCCTGGATGGTGGTCGCTCTCATTCCACCTTGAGGGTCTATGTGGCTGCTATTTCTTCCCAGCATGAGATGGTTGACGGGGCCACAGTGGGGTGCCACAGGTTGGTGTCCCTCTTCCTTAGGGGGGCCCTGAGGCTGCGTCCCCCTAGGACCCCCTAGGACCCCTTGGACCTGCCCCTGGTGCTGGAGGCCATGTCGTCACCTCCTTTTGAGCCTCTGACCCAGATAGGGTTGaagtggctgtccatgaaggTGGCTTTTCTGCTCGCCATTACCACTGCGAAGCGGGTCGGGGAGTTGCACGCCCTATCCGTGGCAGATACATGCCTGTGGTGGAACCCTGATGGCTCAGGTGTGGTTTTATGGCCCAATGTGGCGTTCCTGCCCAAGGTGCTTACACGCACCTATTTCAACCAGCCTATCCAGCTTGCACGTTTTAACTCCCCATCTGAGGGGAATGAGTCCGAGAtgctgtgcccggtgcgggcgcttAGGGCTTACATTGCTGCTACGGCCGGTATACGGCAGTCCGAGCAACTGTTCGTGTGTCACGGTGGCCCTAACAGAGGTTGTGCCTTGTCCAAacagaggctgtcccactggGTCGGCGACACCATTAAACACGCCTATGTggccagtggccgccccccgccatccGGGTTGAGGTGCCACTCCGGTGACTCTGTTGGTATTAGGTACTCGAAAAGGTAGCGAtatccagtgctttaagcaccggtcatccaggatacatagaaccgtagttacattcgtAACTTTCGTTATTTACCGTAAACATGGCCATGATTTGAAAAAAATGTGGCTCTCTGCTAGTCTCTAACTCGATGAATGTACATTTgtccgaagaaagagaaacaacaatatatcgatGTCGGTTCAGTAAGGATGACTGATGAGGAAGattccctcccccccatccaacCATTTGTTGGATTGGAGACACCAAGAGGCAAACACACCATTGGGCTGTTGCAAGctttctctgactctctctctctctctctctctctctctctctctctctctctctctctctctctctctctctctctctctctcccccccccacagggcAGGAAGCTGCTGATCATTGGGACCACCAGCAGGAAGGACATCCTTCAGGAGATGGAGATGCTGGACGCCTTCAGCACCACCATCCACATCCAGAACATCTCCACCGGCGAGCAGCTGGTCGACGCCCTGGaggtgacacacacgcacgcacacaaatacacacacacacacacacacacacacacaccatacacacacacacacacacacacacacacacacacacacacacacacacacacacacacacacacacacacacacacacaccatatacatacacccacacacacaccatatgcatatacatacaaacacacaaacagaaatatatatatacatatatatatacacgcacacacacacaaacacaaatattatgtatacacacacacacacacacacacacacacacacacacacacacacacacacacacacacacacacacacacatacacacaggagcTTGCAGGCAGACGTTTCTCAAACACTGACAGACTCTTTTGcagaagtgtgagtgtgtaaaaaACTTCCTAGAAAAAACCTCTCGTACATGCCAAATGATTAGCATGGACTTCCAGATATCTAGAAACCAGATTCTTATACATTCAAGCACACTAaatccaatgtgtgtgtgtgtgtgtgtgtgtgtgtgtgtgtgtgtgtgtgtgtgtgtgtgtgtgtgtgtgtgtgtgtgtgtgtgtgtgtgtgtgtgtgtgtagctgctgGGCAGCTTCACAGAGAAGGAGCGAGCCAGCATCGGACACCAGCTGAAGGGGAAGCGAGTGTGGATCGGCATTAAGAAGCTGCTGATGTTCATCGAGATGTCCCTGCAGGTGACCGAAGCACGTCCAGGGAGTGGAGTAGAGCGCACAGGGGACACATCGCTCGGACCCGTGGGGAAAACATCAGCCAACTATAACATATATATCAGGAATGGATTCAGTCTTTGGATTGGAGTACCAGGAAACGCTAAGCCTAGTTATTTACCGTAAACATGGCCATAGCCATGAACAATGAttggctctctgctctctctaacTCGATGAACTGTGTAGATTCCTCCTCTCAGAAGTAAGGCTTTAATGTCCTCTTGTCTGTAACATAATTGACGACGATCGCTAAGAATAGGACTTGAAGGGTTTTCTCTACGTCCCAGGAAGGACATTTGTTTATGCATTGCCACCAGCGTGTACATGAAAGCATAACAAAGCTGGCCACCAAAacaaccactctctctctccccctctctgtccgtctctctctctttctttttgtaaCTCTGACCCTATATCTCTATCTTCATCAAACTCtccctgaccctctctctctctctatctcgctctttGTCACCCTCCCTGAccttctcactctttctctcttttatctctctcactctccgtctctctctctcattatcaaACTTTCCCTGACtcactctcgcactctctctctctctctctctctctctctctgaccctctcaGATGGCCCAGGATTACCGAGTGACCAAGTTCCTGACGCTGCTCAGAGATGAGGGCTCGTGAGTACTGCCCCACCACCAACTGCCTTGTCACTTAATGTCTAACACTGAGACAGATAACCAAATATACTTTGACAATTTGTTGTGTTTCACACTCATTCATCCCACTCATA comes from Gadus macrocephalus chromosome 2, ASM3116895v1 and encodes:
- the LOC132469935 gene encoding vesicle-fusing ATPase-like — encoded protein: SPQAFGTNQEDYASYIMNGIIKWGDPVTSVLDDGELLVQQTKNSDRTPLVSVLLEGPPHSGKTALAAQIAEDSEFPFIKICSPDKMIGHSEISKCQAIKKVFDDAYKSQLSCVVVDDIERLLDYVPIGPRFSNLVLQALLVLLKKPPPKGRKLLIIGTTSRKDILQEMEMLDAFSTTIHIQNISTGEQLVDALELLGSFTEKERASIGHQLKGKRVWIGIKKLLMFIEMSLQMAQDYRVTKFLTLLRDEGSGRAPRDLEQLTNTFLCCSGRACYE